Proteins from one Candidatus Desulfovibrio trichonymphae genomic window:
- the hisG gene encoding ATP phosphoribosyltransferase has product MNEPTQPIIKLGVPKGSLEAATINLFERAGWKIRQHSRNYFPDINDPEIAASLCRAQEIGGYVAAGVLDAGITGLDWLCERGHDCQVERVADIVYSKSSNRSCRWVLAVAGDSSYQKSRDLQGKRIATELEDLTRRYFAGQGVDVDVFYSWGATEAKVVEGLADGIVEVTETGSTIRAHGLRVIAEVMVSFPVLIANKKAWQDMRKRTKIEQLNLLLQGALRAENLVALKMNAPTAQLDAILQMLPSLNSPTVAPLRDAQWLSVETVVQSAAVRDLIPLLRNAGAQGIIEYALNKVV; this is encoded by the coding sequence ATGAACGAGCCCACACAACCGATCATCAAACTGGGCGTGCCCAAGGGGTCGCTTGAAGCGGCCACCATCAATCTTTTTGAACGCGCTGGCTGGAAAATACGCCAACACAGCCGTAATTATTTCCCTGACATCAATGACCCGGAAATCGCTGCATCCCTCTGCCGCGCACAGGAAATAGGCGGTTATGTGGCGGCCGGGGTGCTTGACGCGGGTATCACCGGCCTGGACTGGCTTTGTGAACGAGGCCATGACTGTCAGGTGGAGCGCGTGGCAGACATTGTGTATTCCAAGTCATCCAACCGGTCCTGCCGCTGGGTGCTGGCTGTCGCCGGCGATTCGTCTTATCAGAAATCGCGTGACCTGCAGGGCAAACGCATAGCAACGGAACTGGAAGATCTGACCCGTCGCTATTTCGCCGGTCAGGGCGTTGACGTGGATGTTTTTTATTCCTGGGGCGCCACGGAAGCCAAAGTTGTGGAAGGGCTTGCCGACGGCATTGTGGAGGTCACCGAAACCGGCTCGACAATCCGCGCGCACGGTCTGCGCGTTATCGCCGAAGTCATGGTTTCTTTTCCCGTGTTGATCGCCAATAAAAAAGCTTGGCAGGACATGCGCAAAAGAACCAAGATCGAGCAGTTAAACCTGCTCCTCCAGGGCGCGCTGCGAGCCGAAAATCTGGTGGCTCTCAAAATGAACGCGCCGACCGCGCAGCTTGACGCCATCCTGCAAATGTTGCCCTCGCTCAATTCCCCCACGGTCGCGCCGTTGCGCGACGCGCAATGGCTTTCAGTGGAAACCGTGGTGCAAAGCGCCGCTGTGCGCGATTTGATTCCGCTTTTACGCAACGCCGGCGCGCAAGGCATTATTGAATACGCGCTGAACAAAGTGGTGTAA
- the hisI gene encoding phosphoribosyl-AMP cyclohydrolase, whose protein sequence is MSASTGDCNFTPDFSKGLIPAIVQDAATDEVLMLAYMNEKAWRKTLETGEAHYWSRSRGQLWRKGESSGLVQKVRALRIDCDNDTVLLRIEQKGGAACHTGRRSCFYREWENGTCRLCSPQIFDPKLVYEQ, encoded by the coding sequence ATGTCAGCTTCTACAGGCGACTGTAATTTTACGCCCGATTTCAGCAAAGGCCTTATCCCGGCTATTGTGCAGGACGCGGCCACGGATGAAGTGCTTATGCTCGCCTATATGAATGAAAAGGCTTGGCGCAAGACGCTCGAAACAGGCGAAGCACACTACTGGAGCCGCAGCCGCGGGCAACTCTGGCGCAAGGGCGAAAGCTCCGGTCTTGTGCAAAAAGTGCGCGCCCTGCGCATTGACTGCGACAACGACACGGTGCTGCTGCGCATTGAACAAAAGGGCGGAGCGGCCTGCCACACAGGGCGGCGTTCCTGTTTTTACCGGGAATGGGAAAACGGGACATGCAGGCTCTGTTCGCCGCAAATTTTTGACCCCAAACTGGTTTATGAACAGTGA
- the rdgB gene encoding RdgB/HAM1 family non-canonical purine NTP pyrophosphatase, which translates to MYTRRIMLATGNADKVSELAAMLGTAMKVLGISAFPHIGEIKETGSTFEENALIKARHVAGITGLVSLADDSGIVVDVLAGAPGVYSARYADDWEAKPGENRDARNMRKLLHMMAAVPEVRRSCRFVSCIAAVRPDGTEMTIRGEWEGRVLTAPRGENGFGYDPIFLDAVLNKTAAELSRDEKNARSHRGKALRGLLTRLPTFMAVG; encoded by the coding sequence ATGTACACACGGCGCATTATGCTGGCCACCGGCAACGCCGATAAAGTCTCGGAGCTTGCCGCCATGCTGGGCACGGCAATGAAAGTTCTGGGCATTTCGGCCTTCCCCCACATCGGGGAGATAAAGGAAACTGGCAGCACATTTGAGGAAAATGCGCTCATCAAGGCGCGTCATGTTGCCGGCATAACCGGTCTTGTCAGCCTGGCTGACGATTCCGGCATTGTAGTGGATGTGCTTGCCGGTGCGCCTGGCGTTTATTCGGCGCGCTACGCCGACGACTGGGAAGCTAAGCCCGGCGAGAACCGGGATGCACGCAATATGCGAAAATTGCTGCACATGATGGCCGCCGTGCCCGAAGTCCGCCGCTCGTGCCGTTTTGTGTCTTGTATAGCCGCCGTGCGGCCTGACGGGACTGAAATGACCATACGCGGAGAGTGGGAAGGCCGTGTGCTGACAGCGCCGCGCGGAGAAAACGGCTTTGGCTATGATCCTATTTTCCTTGACGCTGTGCTGAACAAAACGGCCGCCGAATTATCGCGGGATGAAAAAAACGCCCGCAGCCACCGCGGCAAGGCGTTGCGCGGGCTTTTGACTCGTCTGCCGACGTTTATGGCCGTTGGATGA
- a CDS encoding HAD family hydrolase: MLLPCSAVIFDLDGTLINSLDDLADSVNAALAAFGLPTHPVELYRCFVGDGMVALVRRAAPEGTDETLVTRMLQKVGEEYGRYWARKTRPYAGLDELLDGLRAKGIPLFVLTNKPHDFALETVAHFFPGIPFVRVQGSLPDRVAKPDPAVALDMARSLSLAPETVFFLGDSSVDMDTAVHAGMVPVGALWGFRREEELHRHGARLLLSRPQELLSHIR; this comes from the coding sequence ATGCTTCTGCCTTGTTCCGCCGTTATTTTTGATCTGGACGGCACGCTCATCAACAGTCTGGATGACCTCGCCGACTCCGTCAACGCCGCGCTGGCAGCTTTTGGCCTGCCCACGCATCCTGTGGAGTTGTATCGTTGTTTTGTGGGTGACGGCATGGTCGCCCTTGTTCGTCGCGCGGCACCGGAGGGGACGGACGAAACGCTTGTCACCCGCATGCTGCAAAAAGTGGGGGAAGAGTACGGGCGATACTGGGCCAGAAAAACCCGGCCTTATGCGGGTCTGGACGAACTGCTTGATGGACTGCGTGCGAAGGGCATCCCCCTTTTTGTGCTCACAAACAAGCCTCACGATTTCGCGCTGGAAACCGTGGCCCATTTTTTCCCCGGCATTCCCTTTGTCCGCGTACAGGGCAGTCTGCCTGACCGCGTCGCCAAACCTGACCCGGCCGTGGCCCTTGACATGGCGCGCAGCCTGAGTCTTGCTCCTGAGACGGTGTTTTTTCTTGGGGACAGCAGCGTGGATATGGATACCGCCGTACATGCCGGCATGGTTCCTGTCGGCGCGCTTTGGGGGTTTCGCAGGGAAGAAGAACTCCACCGGCACGGCGCCCGGCTTTTGCTCTCGCGGCCGCAAGAGCTGCTTTCCCATATACGCTGA
- the traT gene encoding complement resistance protein TraT, with protein sequence MRFFFSSHFFAGLLLLFVAFVTLAAFSACVHKRGDATAGIEVLRSGGFVPPDVNADIAGVVYVNVRDKSDMVFGLRAKLETSLAESGFSVTSNPSKAGYIVHPTVLAVGAAEPDSLRAMVNEGYGGTSRLSGTGATTLLTDVLLVQRRVPTSGRKNLQNISNRNAVAESRMRLALLSRREIRFNAGVPEYVMDVLVRELCASVSAVHMASR encoded by the coding sequence ATGCGCTTTTTTTTCAGCAGCCATTTTTTTGCCGGCCTGCTGCTTTTGTTTGTTGCCTTTGTTACTCTGGCGGCGTTCAGCGCTTGTGTGCACAAAAGAGGCGACGCGACCGCAGGCATTGAAGTGCTGCGCAGTGGAGGGTTTGTACCGCCTGACGTCAACGCTGATATCGCCGGTGTGGTGTATGTGAATGTACGTGACAAAAGCGATATGGTTTTCGGCCTTCGCGCCAAACTGGAAACAAGTCTTGCGGAAAGCGGCTTCAGCGTGACAAGCAACCCCAGCAAAGCCGGGTATATTGTGCACCCTACCGTGCTAGCTGTGGGGGCGGCAGAGCCGGACAGTCTGCGCGCGATGGTGAATGAGGGATACGGCGGGACGTCGCGTCTAAGCGGAACCGGTGCTACGACCCTGTTGACGGATGTGCTTCTTGTGCAGCGGCGTGTGCCGACATCAGGCCGGAAAAATTTGCAAAATATTTCCAACCGTAATGCCGTGGCAGAAAGCCGGATGCGCCTTGCGTTGCTTTCCCGGCGTGAGATCAGGTTCAATGCGGGAGTTCCCGAGTATGTTATGGACGTTCTTGTCCGTGAATTGTGCGCCAGCGTCAGCGCGGTGCACATGGCCAGCCGTTGA